Proteins encoded within one genomic window of bacterium:
- a CDS encoding sigma-70 family RNA polymerase sigma factor: MSLSKHQTSFLNEIQPHQGMLRRIAAVYADSLEDRRDLLQEMLLQLWRSYPGYRGDAKFSTEHVPKFANG, encoded by the coding sequence ATGAGTCTCTCGAAACACCAGACGAGCTTCCTCAACGAGATCCAGCCGCATCAGGGAATGCTCCGCCGAATCGCCGCGGTCTACGCCGACAGCCTCGAGGACCGACGAGATCTTCTCCAGGAGATGCTTCTGCAGCTGTGGCGGTCCTACCCCGGCTATCGCGGCGACGCCAAGTTCTCGACCGAACACGTACCAAAGTTCGCCAACGGTTAA
- a CDS encoding serine/threonine protein kinase, whose protein sequence is MIGRTLSHFKITAKLGEGGMGEVYRATDTKLGREVAIKILPTKFTEDEERLARFDREAKLLASFSHANIAAIHSVGHDHDTHFLVMELAEGETLAERTARGPVPVDEAVAVAIQIAAGLEAAHEKGIIHRDLKPANVKLTPRATVKILDFGLAKAVARPRVESETQLGDTDTVTQISEVGALLGTPGYMSPEQIRGSEADARSDIWAFGCLLYEALTGKAAFDGRTNSDRLAAVLERSPDSDLLPPGTPPALLRLLNRCLRKDPVRRLHAAADVRIELEDALREIEHGPAAEHGRAAGPSTSVERTFPLTAELCRRLDRETLDPRVIGDDAYYLDNERSSEVLVFYLPGMGLDHRIFEETLARSPFRGIASNFYGCEPDPEHRIVMAMPDQLTVLEHLLSDAVERLAPEIVILTGFSLGADAAFRLLVETELDPKLVDGVLSLGCNLGLETCFFSARIAKVASLEPQEILPALREIGSSVNKLEEWVELHRYLAEVTWKYRSEMGVLRSLSAGTIEPFTNAERQPFAEWYRYATEHEIAVRCIFNDSEQEALRKLRLAQLDDGILGPHFRDDDFFTEWGKNHFQLIDPGLIERHLDWLLQRIRSP, encoded by the coding sequence ATGATCGGCCGAACGCTGTCTCACTTCAAGATCACCGCCAAACTGGGCGAAGGCGGGATGGGTGAGGTATATCGGGCGACCGACACCAAGCTCGGCCGCGAGGTGGCGATCAAGATTCTGCCGACAAAGTTCACCGAAGACGAGGAGCGGCTGGCGCGCTTCGACCGCGAGGCCAAGCTACTGGCCTCGTTCAGCCACGCCAACATCGCGGCGATTCATTCGGTCGGGCACGACCACGACACTCACTTCCTGGTGATGGAGCTTGCCGAAGGAGAGACTCTGGCTGAGAGAACCGCGCGCGGACCGGTTCCCGTCGATGAGGCCGTGGCGGTGGCCATCCAGATAGCGGCCGGACTCGAGGCGGCACACGAGAAGGGAATCATCCACAGGGATCTGAAGCCGGCGAACGTCAAGCTGACGCCCCGAGCGACGGTCAAGATCCTCGACTTCGGCTTGGCCAAGGCCGTCGCGAGGCCGAGGGTTGAATCCGAGACCCAACTCGGTGATACAGACACCGTGACCCAGATCTCGGAGGTCGGTGCGCTCCTGGGTACTCCGGGCTACATGAGCCCCGAGCAGATTCGCGGCTCCGAGGCCGATGCCCGGTCCGACATTTGGGCTTTCGGCTGCCTGCTCTACGAAGCCTTGACCGGCAAAGCCGCCTTCGACGGACGGACGAACAGCGATCGGCTTGCCGCGGTGCTCGAGCGAAGCCCCGATTCCGACCTACTTCCGCCCGGCACGCCGCCGGCGCTTCTCCGGCTCCTGAACAGGTGCCTGCGCAAGGACCCGGTTCGACGCCTGCATGCAGCCGCCGACGTTCGAATCGAGCTGGAAGACGCACTCAGGGAGATCGAGCACGGTCCAGCTGCGGAGCACGGTCGAGCCGCGGGACCCTCCACCTCGGTCGAACGCACGTTTCCCCTGACCGCGGAGCTCTGCCGACGGCTCGATCGCGAGACGCTCGATCCGCGCGTGATCGGCGACGACGCGTACTATCTCGACAACGAGCGATCCTCTGAGGTTCTGGTCTTCTACCTCCCGGGCATGGGTCTCGACCACAGGATCTTCGAAGAGACCCTCGCTCGGTCGCCTTTCCGGGGGATCGCCTCCAACTTCTACGGTTGCGAGCCGGATCCGGAGCACCGGATCGTCATGGCCATGCCAGACCAGCTCACCGTCCTAGAGCATCTTCTAAGTGATGCGGTGGAACGGCTGGCGCCGGAAATCGTCATCCTCACGGGTTTCTCCCTCGGTGCGGATGCGGCCTTTCGGCTACTTGTCGAAACCGAGCTGGACCCGAAACTGGTGGACGGCGTCCTCAGTCTCGGCTGCAACCTGGGTCTCGAAACATGTTTCTTCTCGGCGCGAATAGCGAAGGTCGCCAGTCTCGAACCGCAAGAGATCCTGCCGGCTCTGAGGGAGATCGGCAGCTCGGTCAACAAACTCGAGGAATGGGTCGAGCTGCACCGCTACCTCGCGGAAGTGACTTGGAAGTACCGATCCGAGATGGGCGTTCTGCGCTCGCTTTCTGCGGGAACCATCGAGCCCTTCACGAACGCAGAGCGTCAACCCTTCGCCGAGTGGTATCGCTATGCGACCGAGCACGAAATAGCGGTTCGCTGCATCTTCAACGACAGTGAGCAGGAGGCTCTCCGCAAGCTCCGGCTCGCTCAACTCGACGACGGAATCCTAGGGCCGCACTTCCGGGACGACGACTTTTTCACCGAGTGGGGCAAGAACCACTTCCAGCTCATCGACCCGGGCCTGATCGAGCGCCACCTCGATTGGCTGCTTCAGCGAATTCGCAGCCCCTGA